One Loxodonta africana isolate mLoxAfr1 chromosome 6, mLoxAfr1.hap2, whole genome shotgun sequence DNA window includes the following coding sequences:
- the MDH1B gene encoding putative malate dehydrogenase 1B, which translates to MLLGGYNEFLEHAQLYYGVTSSMTSELMMVVAKENLGTHIEKELEEESLKGLINPLQVWITSASAPASCGLIPLLTSGEVFGMQTEISITLFDNKRGNHLTSVLLESQDLGAPVLRSIRICTRVEEAFHQAHVVIILDDSTESEVLSLEDCIRSRVPLCRLYGYLIEKNAHESVRVVVGGKTFVNLKTALLMRYAPSVAHNIVAVALGVEGQAKAALARKLKTTAAGIKDVIIWGNISGNNYVDLRKAKVYRYESAIWGPPHYSRPVLSLVFDSEWLNKEFVTTLQNLSATGKQFGGILSAHSIATILKYWYHGSPPGEIVSLGVLSEGQFGIPEGLVFSMPVKFENGSWVVLTDLEDIEINEQIMTRMTSDIIQEKLVALGDVIYFEPYQPEHKYSIYSDLVPEEEKGLALSDSKLIDL; encoded by the exons ATGCTTTTGGGAGGCTATAATGAGTTCCTGGAACATGCCCAg CTTTATTATGGGGTCACCTCTAGCATGACAAGTGAGCTGATGATGGTAGTTGCTAAAGAAAACCTGGGGACACATATAGAAAAAGAACTTGAGGAAGAATCCCTCAAAGGACTCATCAACCCCTTGCAGGTCTGGATCACCAG TGCATCGGCTCCTGCCAGCTGCGGCCTGATTCCTTTATTGACAAGTGGTGAGGTGTTTGGGATGCAGACGGAAATTAGCATAACGTTATTTGACAACAAGCGCGGAAACCACCTCACATCCGTTCTGTTGGAGAGCCAGGACCTGGGAGCGCCTGTCCTCCGGAGTATCAGGATCTGCACTCGAGTGGAGGAGGCCTTCCACCAGGCCCACGTGGTCATCATCCTGGACGACAGCACCGAGAGTGAGGTGCTCAGCCTCGAAGACTGCATCCGCAGCAGGGTTCCTCTGTGCAGGCTCTACGGATACCTGATTGAGAAAAACGCCCATGAATCCGTCAGAGTTGTTGTGGGAGGAAAAACCTTTGTGAATCTTAAGACGGCCTTGCTTATGAGATACGCCCCGAGTGTCGCACACAACATTGTCGCTGTGGCGTTGGGGGTGGAAGGGCAAGCTAAAGCTGCGCTGGCCAGAAAACTGAAAACCACTGCGGCAG gCATCAAAGATGTTATAATTTGGGGTAATATTAGTGGAAATAACTATGTTGATCTGAGGAAAGCCAAGGTCTACAGATATGAGAGTGCTATTTGGGGACCTCCTCACTATTCACGTCCTGTTTTAAGCTTGGTTTTTGATAG TGAGTGGTTAAACAAAGAATTTGTGACAACTCTTCAAAACTTATCAGCCACAGGAAAACAATTTGGAGGCATTTTGTCTGCACACAGTATAGCCACTATATTGAAATACTGGTACCACGGCTCACCGCCTGGGGagattgtgtctttaggagtGTTGAGTGAAG GCCAGTTTGGTATTCCTGAAGGGCTTGTCTTTTCTATGCCTGTGAAATTTGAGAATGGAAGTTGGGTGGTTCTTACAGATCTTGAAGATAttgaaataaatgaacaaataatgaCCAGAATGACAAGTGATATAATTCAG GAAAAACTTGTTGCGCTTGGAGACGTGATATATTTTGAACCATACCAACCAG aACATAAATATAGCATATACTCTGATCTAGtcccagaagaagaaaaaggtCTAGCTTTATCAGATAGTAAGTTGATTGATTTATAA